One Clostridium novyi NT genomic window carries:
- a CDS encoding ACT domain-containing protein — MESYEKYINGKVGDSAIIPKHIFSSNENNFGVTNVTDSSNNTTRFLILTKSQDYKTEINKKKDIKVSLYVLNASHKPGVLFGILKVFSENNVNLISIMSKPTKKELGSYNFFIELNGKIKEKENILRTLEVLKLKYKIKILGIY, encoded by the coding sequence ATGGAGTCTTACGAAAAATATATAAATGGAAAAGTAGGTGATTCAGCTATAATTCCCAAACATATTTTTTCTTCAAATGAAAATAATTTTGGTGTTACTAATGTAACTGATTCTTCAAATAATACTACAAGGTTTTTAATTTTAACTAAATCACAGGATTATAAAACTGAGATAAATAAAAAGAAAGATATAAAAGTATCATTATATGTTCTTAATGCCTCACATAAACCTGGTGTTTTATTTGGCATTTTAAAAGTTTTTTCAGAAAACAATGTTAATCTTATTTCCATAATGTCAAAACCAACAAAAAAAGAACTGGGTAGTTATAATTTCTTCATTGAATTAAATGGTAAAATCAAAGAAAAAGAAAATATTTTAAGAACATTAGAAGTTTTAAAATTAAAATATAAAATCAAAATTTTAGGAATTTACTAA